GGGCGGTGACAGATGCCGGTGGCGGTCGCATGGCGTCCGGACAGTTCGCGTCCTGGAGCTCTGCCGGTGAACCCGTTTCCGCAGGCATGCTGCTCAGCGAAAACTACCGCATAGAGGCCGGATTCTGGGCCGGTGTTGACCTGGTGACAGGCGTGGATGAGGATCCGGCAGCGGAAGGTTCTTTGCCGATGCAGTTTTATGTTCGACAAAATTATCCCAATCCGTTCAATCCGGCAACCACCATAGAATACGCACTGCCGCACGGCGCACGAGTCAGTCTGATTGTTTACGCTATGACCGGACGCCGTATTAAAGTTCTCATCAGCAATAGACAAGACGCCGGCGTGCATCAAGTGGTGTGGGACGGCACGGACCACTCGGGACGCCGTGTGGCGTCCGGTGTGTATGTTTACCGGCTGTTGTATAAAGATGCGCCGCAAAATCGTGTGCATACTGGCAAGATGATGCTGGTGAAATAAGAACCGCCGGGCGGCGGGAGCGCCGCCCGGCGTGTCAAGTCAATAGTACGGATATTTGTCTCTCTGCCGGAACGATAAGGTGAAAATGTTTTTTTGGGGGAATTACTTTGGATTTTCACGATAAAAATTTATATTTTATAAACCATTCATTGAATAGAAAAGCATATTCCAAATTGCCGCGTTCCGGATAAATCCGAGTCCGGGGGCTGCTGCAGAGGGAAATAACCGTGTCTGAACTCTATTGTCTTTACCATTCCGGATCCGGCAGTACGCGTATGATTACCGGTATTTTATGTGATCCGCTGGCTGATCATTTTCCGATTAAACACACATCCGTCAACCGGGTCCGCGATCATGCTGCGCTGGCTGCCTCGGATTTGCTCATTCTGGCATTCCCGACCTATCACTGTCATCCATCGGATTCCATGCTGCGTTTTGTGCGAACATTGCCGGTTCGCGAGCAGCCGCAACGCGCTTTTATACTCACCACCTGCGGCTGGTTTCGTGGCAACAGCATCAGGATTTTGGCCCGGGAACTGCGCAAAAAGAATGTTCTAACCGTCGGACATGCCACAATCCGTGGCCCCGCCAGCGACGGGGTGGTCATGTCGCCGATTGATTTTCGTATTCTATACCGGTACGGTAAAGATACCGCCGCAAGGCTGTTGCGCTCGCATTCCGAAATTGACGCCATATTGCGCAAACAATCATGCGGAGAAAACGCACCGGCATTCAGCTGGTATGCGCCATTGAACGCGCCCAACAAATATCTCGGTATGCTGACCTCACATCTGCTGAAACAGCGCATCCATGTGCTGAAAGAACAGTGCATAAACTGCGGTCGCTGCGTGGCAGCCTGTGAACGCGGCTGT
The candidate division KSB1 bacterium DNA segment above includes these coding regions:
- a CDS encoding FlgD immunoglobulin-like domain containing protein, with translation MSYSDKRTCLFLLVFLLCVSGGLMSQTSDTYMLKRAVTDAGGGRMASGQFASWSSAGEPVSAGMLLSENYRIEAGFWAGVDLVTGVDEDPAAEGSLPMQFYVRQNYPNPFNPATTIEYALPHGARVSLIVYAMTGRRIKVLISNRQDAGVHQVVWDGTDHSGRRVASGVYVYRLLYKDAPQNRVHTGKMMLVK
- a CDS encoding EFR1 family ferrodoxin (N-terminal region resembles flavodoxins. C-terminal ferrodoxin region binds two 4Fe-4S clusters.); the protein is MSELYCLYHSGSGSTRMITGILCDPLADHFPIKHTSVNRVRDHAALAASDLLILAFPTYHCHPSDSMLRFVRTLPVREQPQRAFILTTCGWFRGNSIRILARELRKKNVLTVGHATIRGPASDGVVMSPIDFRILYRYGKDTAARLLRSHSEIDAILRKQSCGENAPAFSWYAPLNAPNKYLGMLTSHLLKQRIHVLKEQCINCGRCVAACERGCFSSADMTPVFSPGSCEFCLRCVHQCPQNAIVFSRRQVQQSRLTPEFYAQAETKIRTQLNKDVA